One Acidobacteriota bacterium genomic window carries:
- a CDS encoding redoxin domain-containing protein → MFRRTLRILVLSFAIALVCGPLRGEDIPPTLAIGSPAPGFCLPGIDGETHCLKDYASAKVLVIIFTCNHCPTAQLYETRIKQLVNDYKGKSVAFVAIQPNNPKAIQLDELGYTDVSDSFAEMKIRAAYRHFNFPYLYDGETQAVARAYGPTATPHVFVFGPERKLMYDGRLDNNPRPEFVTRQDARTAIDEVLADKPVQVPVTPAVGCSTKWMYKEAASEEEVSRIESQPVSVKPAMAADLDALRKNNTGKLLLVDFWATWCGPCVRELPLFQTMYRMYGHRPFQLVTASINYPDEMAGVLHELQQQHATSENLIFGAPQIYDLMAAFNPKWNGAVPYTVLISPKGEVLYDHQGPIDALELRRLIIANLPDDDYRGHQAYWHDAVYGK, encoded by the coding sequence ATGTTTCGTCGCACCTTGCGCATCCTTGTCCTGAGCTTTGCCATTGCCCTTGTTTGCGGGCCGCTGCGAGGCGAAGATATCCCCCCGACGCTTGCGATTGGTTCCCCTGCGCCGGGCTTCTGCCTGCCGGGAATTGATGGCGAAACCCATTGCCTCAAAGACTACGCCTCCGCCAAGGTTCTGGTAATCATTTTCACCTGCAATCATTGCCCGACGGCGCAGCTCTACGAAACACGCATCAAGCAGCTTGTGAACGACTACAAAGGAAAGAGCGTGGCGTTTGTGGCCATCCAGCCCAACAATCCCAAAGCCATCCAGCTTGACGAGCTCGGCTACACCGACGTCAGCGATTCCTTTGCCGAGATGAAGATCCGCGCCGCCTACCGGCACTTTAATTTTCCTTACCTTTATGACGGCGAAACGCAAGCGGTGGCCCGAGCATATGGACCCACAGCCACTCCGCATGTTTTCGTTTTTGGTCCGGAGAGGAAGTTGATGTATGACGGCCGGCTTGACAACAATCCGCGTCCCGAATTCGTCACACGGCAGGACGCGCGAACCGCTATCGACGAGGTGCTGGCGGATAAACCCGTCCAGGTGCCCGTAACACCCGCCGTTGGCTGTTCCACCAAATGGATGTATAAAGAGGCGGCCAGTGAAGAGGAGGTTTCCCGTATTGAAAGCCAGCCCGTGTCCGTGAAACCGGCCATGGCCGCCGATCTGGATGCGCTGCGTAAGAATAATACCGGCAAGCTGCTGCTGGTTGATTTCTGGGCCACATGGTGCGGCCCCTGCGTGAGGGAACTTCCGCTTTTTCAAACCATGTACCGGATGTACGGCCACCGGCCATTCCAGCTTGTGACGGCGAGCATCAACTATCCAGACGAAATGGCGGGCGTCTTGCACGAGCTGCAGCAGCAGCACGCCACCAGTGAGAACCTGATTTTCGGAGCACCCCAGATTTACGATTTGATGGCGGCGTTCAATCCCAAGTGGAATGGTGCTGTTCCCTACACCGTCCTCATCAGCCCCAAAGGAGAAGTGCTTTACGATCACCAGGGGCCCATAGACGCGCTCGAACTACGCCGCCTCATTATTGCCAATCTGCCGGATGACGATTACCGGGGCCACCAGGCCTACTGGCACGACGCGGTCTACGGAAAGTAG
- a CDS encoding DegT/DnrJ/EryC1/StrS family aminotransferase yields the protein MVNRREFLASMAAAASAGPLAAAPSSNPAPAGFSNPLSASPAALAINGGKPVREKLLQVADCGMGTEYYGSEERERLDDVVTARSPFRWYGPGSNQPMQCANFEKAFGRRMRRRYVLGVTSGTAALQCAMAALGLGPGDEMILPAWTWYSCFNAIVLAGALPVFAEIDESLNIDPDDIEHRITPQTRAIMAVHLEGCPADLDRILPIARKHGLKVLEDCAQSLGADYKGRPVGSIGDIAIYSFQFCKTITSGEGGAVVTDDPVLFERACRFHDLGPLRPALKQQLGGERVAGFAGTNFRMSEFTGGVLDAQLAKLDTIVAALRQNGRRVYEGLRTLPDPRFRRSPDPEGDLKERIYLGFATRQHRDRYMKAMRAENIPAGPPNGSVILPIVPQVKNKVTAHPAWPSFSTPRGREIQYGAEACPRTIDILHRFAAVPIDPTFTEQDTQDIAAAINKVYPAIINA from the coding sequence ATGGTCAATCGAAGAGAGTTTTTGGCGTCAATGGCGGCAGCAGCGTCTGCAGGACCGCTTGCAGCTGCGCCTTCATCGAACCCAGCGCCAGCTGGTTTTTCAAACCCGCTCTCAGCCAGCCCGGCCGCTCTGGCCATCAACGGCGGAAAGCCGGTGCGGGAAAAACTGCTGCAGGTTGCTGATTGCGGCATGGGGACGGAGTATTACGGTAGCGAGGAGCGAGAACGCCTGGATGATGTAGTTACGGCTCGCAGCCCCTTCCGCTGGTACGGTCCGGGATCGAACCAACCCATGCAGTGCGCAAACTTCGAAAAGGCGTTTGGCCGGCGGATGCGGCGCCGCTACGTGCTGGGTGTCACCTCAGGAACGGCCGCGCTGCAGTGCGCCATGGCGGCCCTTGGACTCGGTCCGGGCGATGAAATGATCCTGCCCGCGTGGACGTGGTATTCCTGCTTCAACGCCATCGTTCTGGCGGGTGCGCTTCCAGTTTTTGCGGAAATTGACGAGTCGCTCAACATCGATCCCGACGACATCGAACACCGCATCACGCCCCAGACCAGGGCGATCATGGCTGTGCATCTGGAGGGTTGCCCGGCTGACCTTGACCGAATCCTGCCGATCGCCCGCAAGCATGGGCTGAAAGTGCTGGAAGATTGCGCGCAGAGCCTTGGTGCTGATTACAAGGGCAGGCCCGTGGGCTCCATCGGCGACATCGCCATTTACAGCTTCCAATTCTGCAAGACCATCACATCAGGCGAGGGCGGCGCCGTGGTCACCGACGATCCCGTGTTGTTCGAGCGCGCCTGCCGATTTCACGACCTGGGACCGTTGCGGCCCGCATTGAAGCAGCAACTCGGCGGCGAACGGGTTGCCGGTTTTGCGGGCACTAACTTTCGCATGAGCGAGTTTACCGGCGGAGTGTTGGATGCCCAGCTGGCCAAGCTCGACACTATTGTGGCCGCTCTCAGACAGAATGGGCGCCGCGTTTATGAAGGACTGCGAACTCTGCCAGACCCGCGTTTTCGGCGTTCACCCGACCCCGAGGGCGATCTGAAGGAGAGGATTTATCTGGGCTTCGCCACACGGCAGCATCGCGACCGGTACATGAAAGCAATGCGTGCGGAGAATATTCCCGCCGGCCCGCCCAACGGCTCAGTGATCCTTCCAATTGTTCCGCAGGTGAAGAACAAAGTCACGGCCCACCCGGCGTGGCCCTCGTTCTCGACGCCGCGCGGACGGGAGATCCAATACGGCGCCGAGGCTTGCCCGCGAACCATCGATATCCTGCATCGCTTTGCGGCCGTTCCCATTGATCCCACGTTTACTGAGCAGGACACGCAGGACATCGCCGCCGCAATCAACAAGGTCTATCCGGCCATCATAAACGCGTGA
- a CDS encoding TetR/AcrR family transcriptional regulator, with protein sequence MPMSPRRVDPELTARRREALIKAGYAEILEKGLNATTIDSVVARANSSKGGALHYFHSKDDLLYAVLDWLFSELTRSLDQVAATQESPRERLAAELELLFHSAEVNRKLYLVLFDFVTLGARADRFRKLFHDFFVGCRKRDAQIIIEGIKLQEFRRVRPEDAAATIRALVDGYCLQWLMDSSNVPVEVFRDRCGAVLGAYLLRG encoded by the coding sequence ATGCCCATGAGTCCGCGCCGAGTTGATCCTGAGCTTACCGCACGACGCCGCGAAGCTCTGATCAAGGCGGGCTACGCCGAAATCCTCGAGAAAGGCCTGAATGCCACCACCATCGATTCCGTGGTGGCGCGCGCCAATTCCAGCAAGGGCGGAGCGCTCCATTATTTCCACAGCAAGGATGATCTCCTTTACGCCGTTCTGGACTGGCTGTTCAGCGAACTCACCCGCAGCCTTGACCAGGTGGCCGCGACCCAGGAATCCCCCCGCGAGCGCCTGGCGGCGGAACTGGAGTTGCTGTTCCACAGCGCCGAAGTCAATCGCAAGCTCTATCTGGTGTTGTTTGATTTTGTCACGCTCGGGGCCCGTGCGGACCGCTTCCGCAAGCTGTTTCACGATTTCTTTGTCGGTTGCCGCAAGCGCGACGCGCAGATCATTATCGAGGGCATTAAGCTGCAGGAGTTTCGCCGCGTCCGTCCGGAAGACGCCGCCGCCACCATTCGCGCCCTGGTTGACGGCTATTGCCTGCAATGGCTGATGGATTCCTCGAACGTCCCTGTGGAAGTTTTCCGCGACCGCTGCGGCGCCGTCCTCGGCGCTTACCTGCTGCGCGGGTGA